Proteins encoded together in one Thermodesulfobacteriota bacterium window:
- a CDS encoding glycosyltransferase — protein sequence MIHHRLTQIGEYEKFVDSETIKRIRKKAESLEGIHVAHVNSTYYGGGVAELLSSITLLLNSVGVRSEWRVIQGSADFFSITKKVHNALQGGKLNLSKRKIEIYERVIYENSVRNILDHHDFIIINDPQPLGMISHYKKTCPWIWRCHVDLSNPNKPLWNYMVPYIEKYDAVVFSLKEYSKDLKTPQVFFMPAIDPFTIKNKELTDREINERIEHYKIPTDLPLVVQISRFDRWKDPEGVIKAFKLARKEVDCTLVLLGNAATDDPEGQRVYESLLKSQEERIIILSHQDSALVNALQRRAAVVLQKSIREGFGLTVTEAMWKGTPVIGGNVGGIRHQIKDGVNGFLVSSVEEAAERIVQLVNDKGLRQRMGKNAKEVVRKNFLMTRLLEQYLDLFKSFRINFELVPFQK from the coding sequence ATGATACACCACAGGCTGACACAGATTGGAGAGTATGAAAAGTTTGTGGACTCGGAAACAATCAAACGCATCAGAAAAAAGGCCGAGTCCCTAGAAGGAATTCATGTGGCACACGTGAATTCAACCTATTATGGTGGAGGTGTTGCAGAACTGTTGTCATCCATTACTTTGCTGCTTAATAGTGTAGGGGTTAGAAGTGAGTGGAGAGTGATACAGGGATCTGCTGATTTCTTCAGTATTACAAAAAAGGTGCATAATGCGCTGCAAGGTGGGAAACTCAATCTTAGCAAGAGGAAAATCGAAATATACGAAAGGGTTATTTATGAGAACTCAGTGAGAAATATCCTTGATCATCATGATTTTATAATCATCAACGATCCTCAGCCCCTTGGCATGATAAGTCACTATAAGAAGACTTGCCCTTGGATATGGCGCTGCCATGTTGATCTCTCTAATCCAAACAAGCCACTTTGGAATTACATGGTTCCGTACATTGAAAAGTATGACGCTGTGGTATTTAGCTTAAAAGAATACTCTAAAGACCTCAAAACGCCTCAGGTTTTCTTCATGCCTGCTATAGATCCCTTTACCATAAAGAATAAGGAGCTCACAGATAGGGAGATAAATGAACGCATTGAACATTACAAGATACCTACAGACCTTCCGCTTGTCGTTCAAATCTCTCGGTTTGACAGATGGAAAGACCCAGAGGGTGTAATCAAGGCATTCAAGCTGGCCAGGAAGGAAGTTGACTGTACATTGGTGCTATTAGGCAATGCAGCCACGGATGACCCCGAAGGTCAGAGAGTCTACGAGTCATTACTGAAATCGCAGGAAGAAAGAATAATTATTCTTTCGCATCAGGATTCGGCCCTTGTTAATGCCCTTCAGCGAAGGGCCGCAGTTGTGCTTCAAAAATCGATTAGGGAGGGCTTTGGTCTCACCGTCACCGAGGCTATGTGGAAAGGGACGCCCGTAATTGGAGGAAACGTCGGAGGAATCCGTCATCAGATCAAAGATGGCGTAAACGGATTCCTTGTGTCTTCTGTAGAAGAAGCGGCAGAAAGGATAGTTCAGTTGGTAAATGACAAGGGTTTGAGACAGCGAATGGGTAAGAATGCCAAGGAGGTTGTTCGAAAGAATTTTTTGATGACACGACTGCTCGAACAATATCTTGATCTGTTTAAGTCTTTTAGGATCAATTTTGAATTAGTTCCTTTTCAAAAATAA